The following coding sequences are from one Arcobacter nitrofigilis DSM 7299 window:
- a CDS encoding methyl-accepting chemotaxis protein, with translation MNLSSIKSKLLVLLFISISCSFLILGYKDASGKYQTEASLVEKNESALAKQTAKFINDYLQSKITVVNSVANMIENQNLTIDNKVLVNQLMLGNKAGGFAAMYLGLEDSGDLIRFNGIVKTIKDNNYDARTRPWYKKAMETQASGVTEPFVDNNTKRLIITVYSPYKKDGKFIGAIGATIFLDTIVKEILNLKLGEDGFAYLLSNDGKIIIHKNKELLKKDSLLFKGIRSDEDNKFAEATENGVKKLVAYSKVSIPSWYLVVELGKEGVYKEINKHILEQIAIYMGLLIIILLLLYFLLKKLLNPINTLESGLNDFFEYLKGTKNTVEPLNIQTNDEFGNMARKIDEEIEFVKEGIDKDKLLIENVKEVVTKIKNGNLDVQVEKTSSKESLNELKDILNDMIKANAKNVNNNINTILAALKNYSKLDFEKNIDNATGEVAKGLNGLCDIINGMLQENYQLGLTLENNAKQLLENVNTLNKSSTDTAASLEETSASIEEITSTIVENTQNISQMAVYSNNLLKSISSGQALAKLTVESMNEINEQTSAIAEAITVIDQIAFQTNILSLNAAVEAATAGEAGKGFAVVAAEVRNLASRSAEAAKEIKSLVENATIKANTGKKNADEMISGYAELNENINKTTQLISHVEIASTEQKQGIEQINGAVASLDSRTQENANVANHAHQIAINTSTIAENIIANVNKKKFRKS, from the coding sequence ATGAATCTTTCTAGTATAAAATCAAAACTTCTAGTTTTATTGTTTATAAGTATTTCTTGTTCATTTCTTATACTTGGATATAAAGATGCCTCAGGTAAATACCAAACTGAGGCTTCTTTAGTAGAGAAAAATGAATCAGCATTAGCTAAACAAACTGCAAAATTTATTAATGATTATCTTCAATCAAAAATCACTGTAGTAAATTCTGTTGCTAATATGATAGAAAACCAAAATCTTACAATAGATAACAAAGTTCTAGTAAATCAGCTTATGTTAGGTAACAAAGCAGGTGGTTTTGCAGCCATGTATTTGGGATTGGAAGATAGTGGTGATTTAATTAGATTTAATGGTATTGTAAAAACTATTAAAGATAATAATTATGATGCAAGGACTAGACCTTGGTATAAAAAAGCTATGGAAACACAGGCTTCAGGTGTAACAGAACCCTTTGTTGATAATAATACAAAGCGGCTTATTATTACTGTTTACTCTCCTTATAAAAAAGATGGAAAGTTTATTGGAGCTATTGGGGCAACTATCTTTTTAGATACAATCGTAAAAGAAATACTAAATTTAAAATTAGGTGAAGATGGATTTGCATATCTTTTATCAAATGATGGGAAAATAATAATTCATAAGAATAAAGAATTATTAAAAAAAGATAGTCTTTTATTCAAAGGCATTAGATCAGATGAAGATAATAAATTTGCAGAAGCTACAGAAAATGGAGTTAAAAAACTTGTAGCTTATAGTAAAGTCTCTATTCCTTCTTGGTATTTGGTTGTTGAATTAGGTAAAGAGGGTGTATATAAAGAAATAAATAAACATATCTTAGAACAAATAGCTATTTATATGGGATTGTTAATTATCATTTTATTACTTTTATATTTCCTACTAAAAAAACTGTTAAATCCAATAAATACACTTGAATCAGGATTAAATGATTTTTTTGAATACTTAAAAGGTACAAAGAATACAGTAGAGCCATTAAATATTCAGACAAATGATGAATTTGGAAATATGGCAAGAAAAATTGATGAAGAGATAGAATTTGTAAAAGAGGGAATAGATAAAGATAAGCTATTGATTGAAAATGTAAAAGAAGTAGTTACCAAAATCAAAAATGGGAATCTAGATGTTCAAGTGGAAAAAACTTCTTCAAAAGAGTCATTAAATGAATTGAAAGATATTCTAAATGATATGATAAAAGCAAATGCTAAAAATGTAAATAATAATATCAATACGATTTTAGCTGCGCTTAAAAACTATTCAAAACTTGATTTTGAGAAAAATATAGATAATGCTACAGGGGAAGTGGCAAAAGGTCTAAATGGCTTATGTGATATTATAAATGGAATGTTGCAAGAAAATTACCAATTAGGGTTAACTTTAGAAAATAATGCAAAACAACTTTTAGAAAATGTTAATACGCTTAATAAATCATCAACAGATACAGCAGCTTCCCTAGAAGAGACTTCTGCTTCGATTGAAGAGATAACTTCGACAATTGTAGAAAATACTCAAAATATTTCACAAATGGCAGTTTATTCAAATAACTTACTTAAATCAATCAGCTCAGGACAAGCTTTAGCAAAACTAACAGTTGAATCAATGAATGAGATAAATGAGCAAACAAGCGCAATTGCAGAAGCGATTACAGTAATAGACCAAATTGCTTTCCAAACAAATATTTTATCACTAAATGCAGCAGTAGAAGCAGCAACAGCGGGAGAAGCTGGTAAAGGCTTTGCAGTAGTTGCAGCTGAAGTGAGAAACTTAGCATCAAGAAGTGCAGAAGCTGCAAAAGAGATAAAAAGTTTAGTAGAAAATGCGACAATAAAAGCAAATACAGGTAAAAAAAATGCAGATGAGATGATTAGTGGATATGCAGAATTGAATGAAAATATAAATAAAACCACACAACTAATATCTCATGTTGAAATTGCTTCAACAGAACAAAAACAAGGAATAGAACAAATCAATGGTGCAGTTGCATCTCTTGATTCAAGAACTCAAGAGAACGCAAATGTTGCAAATCATGCTCATCAAATAGCTATAAATACTTCTACTATCGCTGAGAATATAATCGCGAATGTAAATAAAAAGAAATTTAGAAAATCTTAA
- a CDS encoding MFS transporter: MTKQLLPLALGGLAIGTTEFAIMGLLPDVANDLNISIPVAGHLISTYALGVVIGAPILVALSSKFPAKNILIAFMVLFSFFNFLSAIAPNYSTLLISRFFSGLPHGAFFGVGTVVAAKLAKKGKSAQAIAVMFTGLTIANVAMVPFTTFIGQAFSWRYAFAIVSLIGIITVISLYKNLPKQKEVKSITLKEELQFFKTIKAWHILAIVATGFGGLFAWISYIAPLLINVTNFEESSVSYMMIVAGLGMLVGNIVGGYLADKRNPIKVAIFLLSMMVLCLVLVFFLSEYKFATVILTFLCGAFAMSIGAPINIIMLDSAKHSAMLGAAFLQAAFNVANSLGAFLGGIPLFLGLNYNYPALSGAFMALLGVGLCLYFLKKYKIEGKVE; the protein is encoded by the coding sequence ATGACAAAACAACTATTACCCCTAGCCTTAGGTGGTCTTGCTATTGGTACTACTGAATTTGCGATTATGGGATTATTACCTGATGTTGCAAATGACTTAAATATCAGTATTCCAGTTGCTGGACACTTAATCTCTACTTATGCTCTAGGAGTAGTTATTGGAGCACCAATTTTAGTTGCTTTAAGTTCCAAGTTTCCTGCTAAAAATATATTAATAGCTTTTATGGTTCTATTTTCATTTTTTAACTTCTTATCTGCTATTGCACCCAATTATTCTACACTTTTGATATCGAGATTTTTTAGTGGTTTACCACATGGTGCTTTTTTTGGTGTGGGAACAGTTGTTGCGGCAAAACTTGCAAAAAAAGGTAAATCAGCACAAGCCATTGCAGTGATGTTTACAGGACTTACTATTGCAAATGTTGCTATGGTTCCTTTTACTACATTTATAGGTCAAGCATTTAGTTGGAGATATGCTTTTGCTATAGTTTCACTAATAGGAATAATTACCGTAATATCTTTATATAAAAACCTCCCAAAACAAAAAGAGGTAAAAAGTATTACACTAAAAGAAGAACTACAATTTTTCAAGACAATCAAAGCTTGGCACATATTAGCTATCGTGGCAACTGGATTTGGTGGGCTATTTGCGTGGATTAGTTATATTGCTCCATTATTAATAAATGTTACAAATTTTGAAGAAAGTAGTGTTTCGTATATGATGATCGTGGCCGGTCTTGGAATGTTAGTTGGAAATATAGTTGGGGGATATTTAGCAGATAAAAGAAATCCTATAAAAGTGGCAATCTTTCTTTTATCAATGATGGTTTTATGTTTAGTATTAGTATTTTTCCTATCAGAATATAAGTTTGCAACTGTTATTCTTACATTCTTATGTGGTGCCTTTGCCATGTCAATTGGTGCACCTATTAATATCATCATGTTAGATAGTGCAAAACACTCAGCCATGCTTGGAGCTGCATTTTTACAAGCTGCTTTTAATGTGGCTAATTCTTTAGGTGCATTTTTAGGTGGTATTCCTTTATTTTTAGGGTTAAACTATAATTATCCTGCTCTAAGTGGTGCATTTATGGCTTTACTAGGTGTTGGACTATGTTTATATTTCCTAAAAAAATATAAGATTGAAGGAAAAGTAGAATGA
- a CDS encoding alpha/beta fold hydrolase: MTILGHNIIGSGKKYILVLHELMGDHSNFDPILPYIDTTNFTYIFIDHRGYGLSKDILGEYTCDEAANDIKNLITKLNLKEVNLLAHSMSTMIAQKVALIDDRVKQLILITPISAAGIKMKSQAQAKLIDSMKKNENFIEYVVESASNRYNQAWKDYRIKMGYEASTLEARTGYMIMYLTTDFIDEVKDIKIPIKIMVGHHDLPAFHKNNVKKQFEKYYNDFEIIECMEAGHYPMIECPVYFASEIEKFCSNLFLI, from the coding sequence ATGACAATACTTGGACATAATATTATAGGTAGTGGCAAAAAATATATCTTAGTCCTACATGAACTAATGGGAGACCACAGCAATTTTGACCCAATCTTGCCATATATTGATACTACAAATTTCACATACATTTTCATAGACCATAGAGGGTATGGTTTATCAAAAGATATATTAGGAGAATATACTTGTGATGAAGCAGCAAATGATATAAAAAACCTCATCACAAAACTAAATCTAAAAGAAGTAAATCTTCTAGCCCACTCTATGTCTACAATGATAGCTCAAAAAGTAGCCCTAATAGATGATAGAGTAAAACAACTAATCCTAATCACTCCAATTTCAGCTGCTGGTATAAAGATGAAATCCCAAGCCCAAGCAAAACTAATAGATAGTATGAAAAAAAATGAAAACTTTATTGAATATGTAGTTGAAAGTGCAAGTAATAGATACAATCAAGCATGGAAAGATTATAGAATCAAAATGGGATATGAAGCTTCAACTTTAGAAGCTAGAACTGGTTATATGATTATGTATCTTACAACTGATTTTATAGATGAAGTGAAAGATATAAAGATACCAATAAAAATAATGGTAGGTCATCATGACTTACCTGCTTTTCATAAAAACAATGTAAAAAAACAGTTTGAAAAGTATTATAATGATTTTGAGATAATAGAGTGTATGGAAGCAGGACACTATCCAATGATAGAGTGTCCTGTTTATTTTGCTAGCGAGATTGAAAAATTTTGTAGTAATTTATTCTTGATTTAA
- a CDS encoding class I SAM-dependent methyltransferase translates to MPKLRYTYQTIEFDTMDIHVRTLKDTQQYDEECDLNPTIGISSANWSLFGVLWPSSKILATLMNNYNIKDKRILEVGCGIALSSLVLNHRNANITTTDFNPEVQKFLVENTRINHGKTIPFECANWANDDDTLGKFDLIIASDILYEQFHLEDLSRFLNEHTNNSCEIIIVDPGRGNHAKFSKMMVALGYVHSQSEPLNTSDYLDEPFNGQIIKYFK, encoded by the coding sequence ATGCCAAAACTACGATACACATATCAAACAATAGAGTTTGATACTATGGATATACATGTCCGAACTTTAAAAGATACACAACAATACGACGAAGAGTGTGATTTAAATCCTACTATAGGAATATCCTCTGCCAACTGGTCATTATTTGGAGTTCTTTGGCCCTCATCTAAAATTTTAGCAACTTTAATGAATAACTATAATATCAAAGATAAAAGAATCCTAGAAGTAGGGTGCGGAATAGCTCTTTCAAGTTTAGTTCTAAATCACAGAAATGCAAATATAACTACAACTGATTTCAATCCAGAAGTTCAAAAGTTCTTGGTAGAAAACACAAGAATAAATCATGGAAAAACAATCCCCTTCGAGTGTGCAAACTGGGCAAATGATGATGATACTTTAGGAAAATTTGATTTAATCATAGCAAGTGATATTTTATATGAACAGTTTCACCTAGAGGATTTAAGTAGATTTTTAAATGAACATACAAATAATTCTTGTGAGATAATTATAGTAGACCCAGGTAGAGGGAATCATGCAAAGTTTTCTAAGATGATGGTGGCGTTAGGATATGTGCATAGTCAAAGTGAACCTCTAAATACATCTGATTATTTAGATGAGCCTTTTAATGGACAAATAATTAAATATTTTAAATAA
- a CDS encoding DUF234 domain-containing protein, producing the protein METALNYFAIFGGLDIKIDTTKPLGKLIERHILDEYYDLQEYISKLTKNSLPYYKVLTGIALGDRRINSAFKRADVEYDEGIKALHDLEELEVIYTETSIDHLTNKFEDNDVADKLLFSAPFLRFWFAFVSPLYRGIARTEYKEFFERFNNYNAEFMQLIFEQLSHEYVKDLFKDDAIEEIGRFWDENNEINLVAETESGKIIVGSCKYTNNKMKKTELTRLKELCEKLEIVPDYVLLFSKSGFTNEVKALKSDGVKLFTVKSLKAILGVKLF; encoded by the coding sequence ATGGAAACTGCACTAAATTATTTTGCTATATTTGGTGGACTTGATATAAAAATCGATACTACTAAACCACTTGGTAAACTTATAGAGCGACATATTTTAGATGAATATTATGACTTGCAAGAGTATATTTCAAAACTGACAAAAAACTCTTTGCCATATTATAAAGTATTAACTGGTATTGCCTTAGGTGATAGAAGAATTAATAGTGCATTTAAAAGAGCAGATGTTGAATATGATGAAGGGATAAAGGCTTTACATGATTTAGAAGAGTTAGAGGTAATTTATACTGAAACTTCTATTGACCACTTAACAAATAAATTTGAAGATAATGATGTGGCTGATAAACTACTTTTTTCTGCTCCATTTTTAAGATTTTGGTTTGCCTTTGTATCTCCGCTTTATAGGGGAATTGCTAGAACTGAATATAAAGAATTTTTTGAGCGATTTAACAACTACAATGCAGAATTTATGCAGCTAATCTTTGAACAATTAAGTCATGAGTATGTAAAAGATCTTTTTAAAGATGATGCAATCGAAGAGATTGGAAGATTTTGGGATGAAAATAATGAGATAAATCTTGTAGCAGAAACAGAATCTGGGAAAATTATTGTAGGTTCTTGTAAATATACAAATAACAAAATGAAGAAAACAGAACTCACTAGACTAAAAGAGCTTTGTGAAAAGTTAGAGATAGTTCCTGATTATGTTTTACTATTCTCAAAGAGTGGTTTCACAAATGAAGTAAAAGCATTAAAAAGTGATGGAGTAAAACTCTTCACAGTAAAGAGTCTAAAAGCGATTTTGGGCGTAAAACTTTTTTAG
- a CDS encoding endonuclease/exonuclease/phosphatase family protein produces MNIKFTTFNLFQFTAPPFSWYFKKDRFTKEQWEQKVSWIKDQIKLLDADIIGFQEVFSIEELKELCKELGYEYFLSVDKPKINKQNPTIYKTTVLALASRFPIISNKNVRYDLASIKKHNFKDKFAFSRVPIKAIIELPNKTKIAVYVNHLKSNRLNEFEYIFKEGTSLKEKIEKTKVALENDFSSALKQRLIEASSLYMDIKESKIPTIFLCDLNDKEFSMTIDALTNKAYHEELEEDEYILFDSYYHCEKEIYNPHPEQKEIKRTPTSYYFSDENVIDFIFVSEQLKDKIVSYKVFDEHLQKNRNGTLLESDHAQVVCEIDID; encoded by the coding sequence ATGAATATCAAATTTACCACTTTCAATCTATTTCAATTTACAGCCCCTCCTTTTTCTTGGTACTTCAAAAAAGACAGATTTACAAAAGAGCAATGGGAACAAAAAGTATCTTGGATAAAAGATCAAATCAAACTTTTGGATGCTGATATCATTGGTTTTCAAGAAGTATTTTCAATAGAAGAGTTAAAAGAACTTTGTAAAGAGCTAGGCTATGAATACTTTTTAAGTGTGGATAAGCCAAAGATAAATAAACAAAATCCAACTATTTATAAAACTACAGTTTTAGCACTTGCTTCTAGGTTTCCAATTATCTCAAATAAAAATGTTAGATATGATTTAGCAAGTATAAAAAAGCACAACTTTAAAGATAAATTTGCCTTTTCAAGGGTTCCAATAAAAGCCATAATAGAACTACCAAACAAGACAAAAATAGCTGTTTATGTAAATCATCTCAAATCAAATAGACTCAATGAGTTTGAATATATCTTTAAAGAAGGTACTTCCTTAAAAGAGAAAATTGAAAAAACAAAAGTTGCTTTAGAAAATGACTTTTCAAGTGCATTAAAACAAAGATTAATAGAAGCATCTTCCCTTTATATGGATATAAAAGAGTCTAAAATACCTACAATATTTTTATGTGATTTAAATGACAAAGAATTTTCTATGACAATTGATGCTTTGACAAACAAAGCCTATCATGAAGAGTTAGAAGAAGATGAATATATACTTTTTGATTCATATTATCATTGTGAAAAAGAGATTTATAATCCCCATCCAGAACAAAAAGAGATAAAAAGAACTCCTACAAGTTATTATTTTTCAGATGAAAATGTGATTGATTTTATTTTTGTATCAGAGCAGTTGAAAGATAAAATAGTCTCATATAAAGTATTTGATGAACACTTACAAAAAAACAGAAATGGCACTCTACTTGAAAGTGACCATGCTCAAGTTGTATGTGAAATAGATATTGATTAG
- a CDS encoding LysE family translocator yields the protein MYGITDLYLFIIAGLLLNITPGSDMLYILTNSFQKGLKAGIIATFGISTGCLFHVLLAVLGLSTLLQNSPTAFLIVKYLGSIYLIYLGLMMLIKKDKKLEIKEKLDKKSIKETFIKGVLINALNPKIAIFFVTFLPQFVDVNSETKSLALLSLGLIFIIFGTIVNIIIAYFAIKGSSKLSLNKFFGKFIKKIVGVLFISFGIKLALEKI from the coding sequence ATGTATGGTATTACAGATTTATATCTTTTTATAATTGCAGGATTACTTCTAAATATAACACCTGGTTCTGATATGTTATATATCTTGACAAACAGTTTTCAAAAAGGTTTAAAAGCTGGTATTATTGCAACCTTTGGTATAAGTACGGGTTGTTTATTTCATGTACTTTTAGCTGTACTTGGATTGAGTACACTTTTACAAAACTCTCCAACAGCTTTTCTAATTGTCAAATACTTAGGTTCTATTTATCTTATATATTTAGGTTTGATGATGCTTATAAAAAAAGATAAAAAACTAGAAATAAAAGAGAAGTTAGATAAAAAAAGCATAAAAGAAACTTTTATAAAAGGTGTATTAATAAATGCTTTAAATCCTAAGATTGCCATATTTTTTGTCACATTTTTACCTCAATTTGTAGATGTGAATAGTGAAACTAAAAGTTTAGCATTATTGAGTTTAGGTTTGATCTTTATTATTTTTGGAACAATAGTTAATATTATAATTGCTTATTTTGCAATAAAAGGTAGCTCTAAATTATCTCTTAATAAATTTTTTGGGAAATTTATCAAAAAAATAGTAGGAGTTCTTTTTATTAGTTTTGGGATTAAGTTAGCTTTAGAAAAAATCTAA
- a CDS encoding YaiI/YqxD family protein, with protein MKFFIDGDAFPNMLKPIVLRAIEKKGLETLVFANKKIDIGKSKYVKYIIVDLGADEADNKIVDEVSKGDLVITADIPLASRVIEKEAHAIDHRGETYTDDNIKQYLAIRNLMQSIRDAGEMTKGPAPFNKKDVQKFASSLNMFLQNLKI; from the coding sequence GTGAAATTTTTTATAGATGGAGACGCTTTTCCTAATATGCTTAAACCTATAGTTTTAAGAGCCATTGAAAAAAAAGGCTTGGAGACTTTAGTTTTTGCAAATAAGAAAATAGATATTGGAAAATCAAAATATGTGAAATATATCATTGTGGATTTGGGAGCGGATGAAGCTGATAACAAAATAGTCGATGAGGTTTCAAAAGGTGATTTGGTCATAACAGCTGATATTCCACTAGCTTCTAGAGTAATAGAAAAAGAAGCCCATGCTATCGATCATAGAGGTGAAACTTATACAGATGATAATATCAAACAATATTTAGCCATAAGAAACTTGATGCAAAGTATAAGAGATGCAGGAGAGATGACAAAAGGACCAGCTCCTTTTAATAAAAAAGATGTACAAAAGTTTGCAAGTTCTTTAAATATGTTTTTACAAAATTTAAAAATTTAG
- a CDS encoding YwbE family protein, whose product MADGKKRFDVKIGAKVNIVLKQDQRTGNLTQGIVKNILTNSPTHPHGIKVRLQDGQVGRVQEIL is encoded by the coding sequence ATGGCAGATGGTAAAAAACGTTTTGATGTAAAAATTGGAGCAAAGGTAAATATAGTTTTAAAACAAGACCAAAGAACAGGAAATCTAACCCAAGGGATAGTGAAAAATATTTTGACAAATTCTCCTACTCATCCCCATGGTATAAAAGTAAGACTACAAGATGGTCAAGTTGGACGAGTGCAAGAGATTTTATAG
- a CDS encoding FkbM family methyltransferase: protein MILSTSSGSPLEVKNFLDKMGFKNINYLSLCKYSDLQLISPPFIDDFREDFIKKRNEYEKSYNLLADDKSKEIFEKIINFKISYDLEFMQGFTNDHEKQYFDKEIIPEIKNIRFVDGGGYVGDTLKEIIKNYPDFEKIYCIEPNTLHINIAKRDFGDIDNIEFINCGLGSEKISSDIKEELQNNCAHDYQATNINSLDNLINEKVDYIKLDIEGAEQDTIRGAKETIKKYKPILAICIYHKAEDWYKVPQLVLDIESEYDIYLRHYMEGIYETVMYFIPKFK from the coding sequence TTGATATTATCAACTTCAAGTGGAAGTCCCCTTGAAGTAAAAAATTTTCTTGATAAGATGGGCTTTAAAAATATAAATTATCTATCCCTTTGTAAATATAGTGATTTACAATTAATAAGCCCTCCTTTTATAGATGATTTTAGAGAGGACTTTATAAAAAAAAGAAACGAGTATGAAAAGAGTTACAATCTTTTAGCAGATGATAAATCAAAAGAGATATTTGAAAAGATAATTAATTTTAAAATATCTTATGACTTAGAGTTTATGCAAGGCTTTACAAATGACCATGAAAAACAATATTTTGATAAAGAGATAATTCCAGAAATAAAAAATATAAGATTTGTAGATGGTGGTGGATATGTTGGTGATACATTAAAAGAGATTATTAAAAATTATCCAGATTTTGAAAAGATATATTGTATCGAACCAAATACTTTACATATAAATATAGCAAAAAGAGATTTTGGAGATATTGATAATATTGAGTTTATAAATTGTGGACTTGGTAGTGAAAAAATATCATCAGATATAAAAGAAGAGTTACAAAATAATTGTGCCCATGATTATCAAGCCACAAATATAAATAGCTTGGATAATCTCATAAACGAAAAAGTTGATTATATAAAATTAGATATTGAAGGTGCGGAACAAGATACAATAAGAGGGGCTAAAGAGACGATAAAAAAATATAAGCCAATACTTGCAATTTGTATATATCATAAGGCTGAAGATTGGTATAAAGTTCCCCAGTTAGTCTTGGATATAGAAAGTGAGTATGATATTTATCTAAGACATTATATGGAAGGCATATACGAAACTGTTATGTATTTTATTCCCAAGTTCAAATAA
- the lipA gene encoding lipoyl synthase: MTMPTNMEFAEKKANFKKPEWLRKKLTPSAQKEMESLLKDVGGLHTICQEAKCPNISECFAKKNATFLILGDICTRRCSYCNVKTGLPTEVDLSEIQKVTTSVKHLGLKFVVITSPARDDLPDGGAQQFYRVTKDILEKCPGTQVEILIPDFKAKEESLQTVVDSGAVIIGHNIETVPRFYKIRKNASYERSLEVLKRLKELGGDKIKTKSALMVGLGETEEEMVQVFKDLVAVGCKFLSIGQYLAPSGDYAKVIEYVKPEQFARYKELAMDLGFEFVHSTPYARSSYLAHEYLGHESANKDLLK; encoded by the coding sequence ATGACTATGCCAACTAATATGGAATTTGCTGAGAAAAAAGCAAATTTCAAAAAACCAGAATGGTTAAGAAAAAAATTAACACCAAGTGCACAAAAAGAGATGGAGTCTCTTTTAAAAGATGTGGGTGGATTACATACAATTTGTCAAGAAGCTAAATGTCCAAATATAAGTGAATGTTTTGCTAAAAAAAATGCAACATTTTTAATTCTTGGTGATATTTGTACAAGAAGATGTTCATACTGTAATGTAAAAACTGGACTTCCAACAGAAGTTGATTTATCTGAGATACAAAAAGTTACGACTTCGGTAAAACATCTTGGACTTAAATTTGTGGTTATAACTAGTCCTGCTAGGGATGATTTACCTGATGGTGGAGCACAACAATTTTATAGAGTGACAAAAGATATTTTAGAAAAATGTCCAGGAACTCAAGTTGAGATTTTAATACCTGATTTTAAAGCAAAAGAAGAATCACTACAAACTGTTGTTGATTCTGGGGCTGTTATTATTGGACACAATATTGAAACAGTACCAAGATTTTATAAAATCAGAAAAAATGCTTCATATGAAAGATCACTTGAAGTGTTAAAAAGACTAAAAGAGCTAGGTGGAGATAAAATCAAAACTAAATCAGCTCTTATGGTAGGGTTGGGTGAAACAGAAGAAGAGATGGTACAAGTATTTAAAGACCTTGTTGCTGTTGGCTGTAAGTTTTTAAGTATTGGGCAATACTTAGCACCAAGTGGAGATTATGCAAAAGTAATCGAGTATGTAAAACCAGAGCAATTCGCAAGATATAAAGAACTTGCTATGGATTTAGGATTTGAATTTGTACACTCAACTCCATATGCTAGAAGTTCTTATTTGGCACATGAATATTTAGGTCATGAGAGTGCTAACAAAGATTTACTAAAATAA
- a CDS encoding lipoate--protein ligase family protein, producing the protein MIEEKSSFRVIKDGENSARVNMATDDALISSFEENDKAILRVYYWSKSFTIGVSQDFSSYSFCDEYNGNYAKRVTGGGVLFHGHDLSYSLVIPTPMLKSYNIKQSYEKICYFLLNFYKKLGLKTSFAKDDESVNLSKNEFCQVGFEAYDILVNRQKIGGNAQRRTKKVIFQHGSIPLYSVKKSNTNLENENSIDERFGISLEDLGIKLTYEEAKDLLIESFNESFKVELIDSQLNEKEKKKKEELLKDKYDYAN; encoded by the coding sequence ATGATTGAGGAAAAAAGCTCGTTTAGAGTTATAAAAGATGGTGAAAATTCTGCTAGGGTAAATATGGCAACTGATGATGCTTTAATATCATCTTTTGAAGAAAATGATAAAGCTATCTTAAGAGTTTATTATTGGTCTAAATCATTTACTATAGGGGTTTCACAAGACTTCTCTTCTTATTCGTTTTGTGATGAGTATAATGGTAATTATGCTAAGCGAGTTACTGGTGGTGGAGTACTATTTCATGGGCATGATTTATCATACTCTCTAGTCATACCAACACCTATGTTAAAAAGTTACAATATTAAACAATCATATGAGAAGATTTGTTATTTTTTGCTAAATTTTTATAAAAAATTGGGTCTAAAAACGAGTTTTGCTAAAGATGATGAGAGTGTAAATCTATCAAAAAATGAGTTTTGTCAAGTGGGTTTTGAAGCTTATGATATTTTAGTAAATAGACAAAAAATTGGTGGAAATGCACAAAGAAGAACAAAAAAAGTGATATTTCAACATGGTTCAATTCCTTTATACAGTGTGAAAAAAAGTAACACAAATTTGGAAAATGAAAACAGTATTGATGAAAGATTTGGAATAAGTTTAGAAGACTTAGGAATCAAACTAACATATGAAGAAGCAAAAGATTTATTAATTGAATCTTTTAATGAAAGTTTTAAAGTAGAATTGATAGATTCACAGTTAAATGAAAAAGAAAAAAAGAAAAAAGAAGAGTTATTAAAGGATAAATATGACTATGCCAACTAA